A single Clavibacter nebraskensis NCPPB 2581 DNA region contains:
- the rsmA gene encoding 16S rRNA (adenine(1518)-N(6)/adenine(1519)-N(6))-dimethyltransferase RsmA gives MSDETAAAAPAPVAPTLLGPAEIRDLAELLGVAPTKKLGQNFVIDANTVRRIVRVARVQAGTHVVEVGPGLGSLTLGLLETGASVVAVEIDGRLAEQLPITVGLYQPDAALTIVHEDALRVAELPGDPTALVANLPYNVSVPVLLHLLEHFPAIRTGVVMVQAEVGHRIAAEPGSKVYGSPSVKAAWYGAWRTAGQVSRQVFWPVPNVDSVLVAFERHAEPFASEELRTRTFKIVDAAFQQRRKMLRQALAELLGGSEVASSLLEAGGVAPTSRGEQLSVHDYLRVAHAWADREANGAPPSLR, from the coding sequence GTGAGCGACGAGACGGCAGCCGCCGCGCCCGCTCCCGTCGCCCCGACGCTCCTCGGCCCCGCCGAGATCCGCGACCTGGCCGAGCTGCTCGGCGTCGCGCCCACGAAGAAGCTCGGGCAGAACTTCGTCATCGACGCCAACACCGTGCGCCGCATCGTGCGGGTCGCGCGCGTCCAGGCGGGCACGCACGTGGTGGAGGTGGGGCCCGGCCTCGGATCCCTCACGCTCGGCCTCCTCGAGACGGGCGCGAGCGTCGTCGCGGTGGAGATCGACGGCCGGCTCGCCGAGCAGCTGCCGATCACGGTGGGCCTGTATCAGCCGGACGCCGCGCTCACCATCGTGCACGAGGACGCGCTCCGCGTCGCCGAGCTGCCGGGGGATCCCACCGCGCTCGTCGCCAACCTGCCCTACAACGTGTCCGTGCCCGTGCTGCTGCACCTGCTCGAGCACTTCCCGGCGATCCGCACGGGCGTCGTGATGGTGCAGGCCGAGGTCGGGCACCGCATCGCCGCGGAGCCCGGATCCAAGGTCTACGGATCCCCGAGTGTCAAGGCCGCCTGGTACGGCGCGTGGCGCACGGCCGGCCAGGTCAGCCGCCAGGTGTTCTGGCCGGTGCCGAACGTCGACTCGGTGCTCGTCGCGTTCGAGCGGCACGCGGAGCCGTTCGCCTCGGAGGAGCTGCGCACGCGCACCTTCAAGATCGTCGACGCGGCCTTCCAACAGCGCCGCAAGATGCTCCGCCAGGCGCTCGCCGAGCTGCTCGGCGGGAGCGAGGTCGCATCCTCGCTCCTCGAGGCCGGAGGGGTCGCCCCCACTTCGCGGGGCGAGCAGCTGAGCGTGCACGACTACCTCCGCGTCGCCCATGCCTGGGCGGATCGCGAGGCGAACGGAGCGCCTCCCAGCCTCCGCTAG